A single Cryptococcus deuterogattii R265 chromosome 2, complete sequence DNA region contains:
- a CDS encoding general transcription factor 3C polypeptide 3 (transcription factor C subunit 4) encodes MSADFALDPALLDEDGATVYTPLQDRGSSDSDDLYGESDDEYQDSQPDDVEEPDNDVVFGRLAGLASKTAPGKGKINNAEFQRELELADEEELPASRRSGKTLQKQPRRAHKPSHEVNYLLGQANGAYLVEDYDKAISSFLEVIRLDPYVPAAWVTLSSCYKELGDEEKARQMRFLGAHVDDEGDLWRELAQEFKEIGHLEQSIYCLRKALKCEPDQIDLLWDLGAIYRIQGQKTRGCNVFRAMLQIEPELANNLEFTSTFHPLLVSMNLRGLAAQTARRGFDYQITTYPSPSQRPRVPDASPPMTYENIITLIDDLLALEEYEDALVVVKQGQRWLQGRAEQKGWDTMDDDREYDPPGTIREEVESEGFEMDVGMRHRLALSRIKLDDIHEANIHIDLLLSLDVLTHYTYLQELGDALMTRDRWERALDCFAAVQECEELPDDPPLIYKIGVCQWKMGDLEEALEALQWVASEVPDNLEAKLRIANVLEDMGRKAEALDIVTEVIRTRGERGTLSSTIQMQPGVRISKRMLEEQLRSQMQNLWADVQDAERGTMEGEEGALERFVESAGLLIENYRMDRSNFTKNRGMVRVLKSKKYKKTDVDDQAAEMQDRLERTLGLEEIDDDNPYHVFRKTSFYGLSNEEWLTLVVKYCCVLMVRREEEVAMDILEHVVWSGLFHNRRCEIALRLTIIACAMRLKAYDKIVDSARKLALRSQFLPQPFLIMLAAISTGGSAARAVFTDTSLQNFINRDIRAYDEAVRNGDKGLHYLEGKGRWSANKGKTKGESKGGDGKKRNGKKAKGKKKVDIQIDPDLDEEEEAEDRVYGMEGEIGWGYKPVLPKKFSPYLNVILGQEMLASKAFKGAIFYLTRAYELDPWNPFICLLIAQAYLGRAMTRQSDNKNYQIAQGMVFLSQYRKLSPNSGPGMEEVEYNFGRAFHSIGVPHFAVKHYEKVLDSVQQRMDESMFPEEVRKSSLAWEAAHNLMLLYSMAENMALVKEKSKWLAI; translated from the exons ATGAGTGCCGATTTCGCCTTAGACCCGGCGCtgttggatgaagatggtgcCACAGTGTATACTCCTTTGCAAGACAGAGGTTCATCTGATAGTGATGACTTGTATGGAGAGTCAGACGACGAATATCAGGATTCTCAACCggatgatgttgaagagCCGGACAATGATGTTGTTTTTGG GCGATTGGCAGGATTGGCATCAAAAACTGCGCCTGGCAAGGGGAAGATCAACAATGCAGAGTTCCAACGTGAATTAGAATTggcagacgaagaagaacttcCAGCATCCCGTCGTTCCGGCAAAACACTACAAAAACAG CCTCGAAGGGCACACAAGCCCTCACATGAGGTGAACTATCTACTTGGTCAAGCAAACGGGGCTTATCTGGTCGAAGATTACGATAAAGCGATCTCAAGTTTCCTCGAAGTTATCCGACTCGATCCATATGTACCAGCCGCTTGGGTCACCCTTTCAAGCTGCTACAAGGAGcttggtgatgaagaaaaagccAGACAGATGAGATTTTTGGGTGCACATGTGGATGACGAGGGGGATCTTTGGAGAGAACTGGCGCAAGAGTTTAA AGAGATTGGACATCTGGAACAGAGTATTTACTGCTTAAGAAAGGCCCTCAAATGTGAGCCTGACCAAATCGATCTCTTGTGGGACCTTGGCGCCATATATCGTATCCAAGGTCAGAAGACTCGT GGATGTAACGTTTTTCGCGCAATGCTACAAATTGAGCCCGAATTGGCGAACAATCTGGAGTTtacctccactttccacCCACTCCTTGTCTCAATGAATCTGAGGGGACTAGCAGCGCAGACAGCCAGGAGAGGTTTTGATTATCAAATAACAACCTACCCGTCACCAAGCCAGCGTCCTCGGGTCCCCGATGCTTCACCACCTATGACATATGAGAACATAATTACCCTCATAGACGATCTTTTGGCATTGGAAGAGTACGAAGATGCATTAGTAGTCGTCAAGCAAGGTCAGAGATGGCTACAGGGAAGAGCGGAACAGAAGGGCTGGGATActatggatgatgatagagAATATGACCCACCCGGGACGatcagagaagaagtggagagCGAAGGGTTTGAGATGGATGTGGGCATGAGGCATCGTCTGGCTCTCTCGCGTATAAAATTGGACGATATCCATGAGGCAAAC ATCCACATCGATCTCCTGCTCAGCCTTGACGTGCTCACACATTACACGTATCTCCAGGAATTGGGAGATGCCCTCATGACTCGTGATCGATGGGAGAGAGCTTTGGATTGTTTTGCAGCTGTCCAGGAATGTGAAGAATTACCCGACGATCCACCACTGATATATAAAATCGGTGTCTGtcagtggaagatgggtgATCTGGAGGAGGCTTTAGAGGCGCTGCAATGGG TGGCAAGTGAAGTGCCAGACAACTTGGAGGCGAAGCTGAGAATAGCTAATGTTTTGGAGGATATGGGTAGAAAGGCCGAAGCTCTGGACATTGTAACGGAAG TCATCCGTACTCGTGGTGAACGTGGCAcactctcttccaccattcAAATGCAACCAGGCGTAAGGATATCTAAACGCATGCTTGAAGAACAACTTCGTTCGCAGATGCAAAATCTCTGGGCTGATGTTCAAGACGCGGAAAGAGGTACGATggagggcgaggaaggAGCGCTCGAGAGGTTTGTGGAGAGTGCAGGCCTGCTGATTGAAAACTATCGAATGGATAGATCGAATTTTACGAAAAATCGA GGTATGGTGAGAGTGCTTAAGAGCAAGAAGTATAAGAAGACggatgtggatgatcaAGCTGCAGAAATGCAAGATCGTTTGGAAAGAACCTTGGGAT TGGAAGAGATCGACGATGATAACCCCTACCATGTTTTCCGCAAAACCTCTTTCTATGGCTTGTCCAATGAGGAGTGGCTTACCCTTGTCGTCAAATATTGCTGCGTTTTGATGGttagaagagaagaggaagtagCCATGGATATCTTGGAGCACGTCGTTTGGTCGGGGCTATTCCATAATCGGCGTTGTGAGATTGCCTTGAGACTGACTATCATTG CTTGCGCGATGAGGCTGAAGGCGTACGACAAGATAGTTGATTCGGCCCGAAAACTCGCTCTTCGTTCCCAgttccttcctcaaccaTTCCTCATTATGCTTGCTGCCATTTCGACGGGAGGCTCTGCAGCTCGTGCAGTATTCACCGACACTTCCCTTCAAAATTTCATCAACCGAGACATTAGAGCTTACGACGAGGCAGTAAGGAACGGGGATAAGGGTCTGCACTATTTGGAGGGCAAGGGTAGATGGAGCGCCAATAAAGGGAAGACTAAGGGAGAGAGCAAGGGAGgcgatggaaagaaaagaaatgggaagaaagccaaagggaagaagaaagtcGATATCCAGATTGATCCAGACcttgacgaggaagaagaggccgaAGACAGGGTTTATGGTATGGAAGGGGAGATCGGATGGGGCTATAAACCAGTTTTACCCAAGAAATTCTCGCCTTATCTAAATGTCATATTGGGGCAAGAGATGCTTGCTTCTAAAGCCTTTAAAGGAGCCATCT TCTATTTGACAAGAGCGTACGAACTTGATCCATGGAACCCTTTCATCTGCCTTCTGATCGCGCAAGCATACCTTGGACGAGCTATGACACGCCAATCTGATAATAAGAATTATCAGATTGCTCAA GGGATGGTCTTCTTATCTCAATATCGCAAACTTTCGCCTAATTCGGGCCcggggatggaggaagtggaatATAACTTTGGACGCGCATTTCATTCTATCGGCGTGCCCCATTTTGCGGTGAAGCATTATGAAAAGGTGCTAGACAGTGTGCAGCAGAGGATGGACGAGAGTATGTTCCCGGAG GAGGTCAGGAAATCATCGTTAGCTTGGGAGGCAGCTCACAATTTGATGTTGCTATATTCAATGGCAGAGAACATGGCGCTAGTAAAAGAAAAATCGAAATGGCTGGCTATTTAG
- a CDS encoding ATP-citrate synthase subunit 1 encodes MSTKAIREYDAKQLVSYWLNRSPTPIPCKTDTSFTAVQVAQVQWDPATRQLSPPIKPGQGLPDWVFTSKLVGKPDQLIKRRGKAGLLCLNKGWEETGAWIEQRAGKPVTVEKTTGTLNTFIIEPFCPHPAETEYYVCINSAREGDWILFTHEGGVDVGDVDAKALKLLIAVGEEFPTRETIINTLLANVAPAKQDVLCDFLIRLYGVYVDLHFAYLEINPLVCLDAVDGKPAEIQYLDMAAKLDQTADFLCGPMWAVARDVSSTTTGGAGIKADRGPPMVWPAPFGRDLTKEEAYIQKLDASTGASLKLTVLNAEGRVWTMVAGGGASVVYSDAIAAAGFAHELANYGEYSGAPTEGQTYEYAKTIIDLMTRGTPHPEGKVLIIGGGAANFSDVAATFKGIIRALKEYKEGLVRHNVKIWVRRAGPNYQEGLKAMRLCGESLGVFMKVYGPESPITAIVPMALGIERPPTAITRDVTPLPSAPVTPPNGAASGSIANIPSNVGAVKADGSREQPNDQIVRFDTEPITGTRPWFRPFDEHTRSFVFGLQPRAIQGMLDFDFSCGRKVPSVAAMIYPFGGHHIQKFYWGTKETLLPVYTSVGEAVKKHPDVDVVVNFASSRSVYASTLEILSFPQIKAIGIIAEGVPERHARELLHLALQKKVIIIGPATVGGIKPGCFRIGNTGGMMDNLIACKLYRPGSVGYVSKSGGMSNELNNILSYTTNGVYEGVAIGGDRYPGTSFIDHLLRYEADPECKMLLLLGEVGGTEEYRVIEAVKKGIIKKPIVAWAIGTCAKMFTSEVQFGHAGSMANSDMETADAKNRAMRAAGFIVPDTFEDLPDTLKVVYNQLVSKGAIVPKAEIEPPQIPMDYQWAAKLGLIRKPAAFISTISDERGQELMYAGMRISDVFKEEIGIGGVISLLWFKRRLPAYACKFIEMVLQLTADHGPAVSGAMNTIITARAGKDLISSLVAGLLTIGDRFGGALDGAAAEFSSGLTSGQTPREFVDSMRKANRLIPGIGHKIKSKTNPDLRVVLVVDFVRKHFPNHKTLDFALAVEDVTTQKSGSLILNVDGAIAASFCDLVSGCGAFTEEEAQEYLKNGTLNGLFVLGRSIGFIGHYLDQKLLKQPLYRHPHDDIFYPSVERVVIQPGKKA; translated from the exons ATGTCCACCAAGG CTATCCGCGAGTACGACGCCAAGCAGCTCGTCTCTTACTGGCTTAACCGCTCTCCCACCCCTATCCCCTGCAAGACTGACACTTCTTTTACTGCTGTCCAAGTCGCTCAAGTGCAATG GGATCCTGCCACCAGACAGCTTTCTCCGCCCATCAAGCCCGGGCAAGGTCTCCCCGACTGGGTTTTCACCTCTAAGCTCGTGGGCAAGCCCGATCAGCTTATTAAGCGACGAGGAAAGGCTGGTCTCCTTTGCCTCAACAAGGGCTGGGAGGAGACTGGCGCTTGGATCGAGCAGAGGGCCGGCAAGCCCGTGACGGTTGAGAAGACCACCGGTACTCTTAACACCTTCATCATTGAGCCTTTCTGCCCTCATCCTGCTGAGACCGAGTACTACGTCTGCATCAACTCTGCTAGGGAGGGCGACTGGATCCTCTTCACTCA TGAGGGTGGTGTCGACGTTGGAGATGTTGATGCCAAGGCGCTCAAGTTGCTCATCGCCGTTGGAGAGGAGTTCCCTACCCGCGaaaccatcatcaacaccCTTCTCGCCAACGTCGCCCCTGCCAAGCAGGACGTTCTCTGTGACTTCTTGATCAGGCTCTACGGTGTCTACGTTGACTTGCACT TTGCCTACCTTGAGATCAACCCTCTCGTCTGCCTCGACGCTGTTGACGGCAAGCCTGCCGAGATCCAGTATCTCGACATGGCTGCTAAGCTTGATCAGACTGCTGACTTCCTCTGTGGTCCTATGTGGGCTGTTGCCCGTGACGTCTCTTCAACTACTACCGGTGGCGCTGGTATCAAGGCCGACCGTGGGCCTCCCATGGTCTGGCCCGCTCCTTTCGGTCGTGACttgaccaaggaagaggcttACATCCAGAAACTCGACGCCTCTACCGGTGCTTCCCTCAAGCTCACTGTCCTCAACGCCGAGGGCCGAGTCTGGACCATGGTTGCCGGTGGTGGTGCCTCCGTTGTCTACTCTGACGCCATTGCGGCTGCAGGTTTCGCCCACGAGCTCGCCAACTACGGTGAATACTCTGGTGCACCCACCGAGGGTCAGACCTACGAGTACGCTAAGACCATCATTGATCTCATGACCCGAGGCACTCCCCACCCCGAAGGTAAGgtcctcatcatcggtggtggtgctgcCAACTTCTCCGACGTTGCTGCCACTTTCAAGGGTATCATTCGAGCCCTTAAGGAGTACAAGGAGGGTCTCGTTCGACACAACGTCAAAATCTGGGTGCGACGTGCTGGTCCTAACTACCAGGAGGGTCTCAAGGCTATGCGTCTCTGCGGTGAATCTCTTGGTGTCTTCATGAAAGTCTACGGCCCCGAGTCTCCTATCACTGCCATCGTCCCAATGGCCCTCGGTATCGAGCGACCTCCTACCGCCATCACCCGCGATGTTACTCCCCTCCCTTCCGCTCCCGTTACTCCCCCTAACGGCGCTGCCTCTGGTAGCATTGCCAACATCCCCAGCAACGTTGGTGCTGTCAAGGCTGACGGCAGCCGAGAGCAGCCCAACGACCAGATTGTTAGGTTCGACACTGAGCCTATCACGGGCACTCGACCTTGGTTCCGACCCTTCGACGAGCACACCAGGTCCTTCGTCTTTGGTCTCCAGCCCCGTGCTATCCAGGGCATGCTCGACTTCGACTTCTCTTGCGGTCGAAAGGTTCCTTCCGTCGCTGCTATGATCTACCCCTTCGGTGGTCACCACATTCAGAAGTTCTACTGGGGTACCAAGGAAACTCTCCTTCCCGTCTACACCTCCGTCGGTGAGGCCGTCAAGAAGCACCCCGACGTTGATGTCGTTGTCAACTTCGCTTCCTCTCGATCCGTCTACGCCTCTACCCTCGAaatcctctctttccctcagATCAAGGCCATCGGTATCATTGCCGAGGGTGTTCCTGAGAGGCACGCCCGTGagctcctccaccttgcgctccagaagaaggtcaTTATCATCGGCCCTGCTACCGTCGGTGGTATCAAGCCTGGATGCTTCAGGATTGGTAACACTGGTGGTATGATGGATAATCTTATTGCGTGCAAGCTTTACCGACCTGGTTCCGTTGGCTACGTCTCCAAGTCTGGTGGTATGTCCAACGAGCTCAACAACATCCTCTCATACACCACCAACGGTGTCTACGAGGGTGTTGCCATCGGTGGTGACCGATACCCCGGTACCTCCTTCATcgaccatcttctccgATACGAAGCCGATCCCGAGTGCAAgatgcttcttcttttgggTGAGGTTGGTGGTACTGAAGAGTACCGAGTCATCGAGGCTGTCAAGAAGGGTATCATCAAGAAGCCCATCGTTGCCTGGGCCATCGGTACTTGTGCCAAGATGTTTACTTCTGAGGTTCAGTTCGGTCATGCCGGTTCCATGGCTAACTCCGACATGGAGACTGCCGATGCCAAGAACAGGGCCATGAGGGCTGCTGGCTTCATCGTCCCCGACACTTTCGAGGACCTCCCTGACACTCTCAAGGTTGTCTACAACCAGCTCGTCAGCAAGGGTGCCATCGTTCCCAAGGCCGAGATCGAGCCCCCTCAGATTCCCATGGACTATCAGTGGGCCGCT AAACTTGGTCTCATCAGGAAGCCCGCCGCTTTCATCTCTACCATCTCTGACGAGCGAGGCCAGGAGCTCATGTACGCTGGTATGCGAATTTCCGACGTCTTCAAGGAGGAGATCGGTATCGGTGGTgtcatctctcttctttggttCAAGCGACGACTCCCTGCCTATGCTTGCAAATTCATCGAGATGGTTCTTCAGCTTACCGCCGATCACGGTCCTGCCGTTTCCGGTGCTATGAACACTATCATCACTGCTCGTGCCGGCAAGGACCTCATTTCCTCTCTTGTTGCTGGTCTCTTGACCATTGGTGACCGATTCGGTGGTGCTCTTGATGGCGCTGCTGCTGAATTCTCTAGCGGTCTTACCTCTGGTCAAACTCCTCGAGAGTTCGTTGACTCTATGCGAAAGGCCAACAGGCTTATTCCCGGTATCGGCCACAAGATTAAGAGCAAGACCAACCCTGACTTGCGTGTTGTCCTCGTTGTCGACTTCGTCAGGAAGCATTTCCCTAACCACAAGACCCTCGACTTCGCtcttgctgttgaggaCGTCACCACTCAGAAATCTGGTTCTCTTATCTTGAACGTCGACGGTGCCATTGCCGCTTCCTTCTGTGACTTGGTCAGCGGATGCGGTGCCTTcaccgaggaagaggctcaGGAGTACCTCAAGAACGGTACTCTCAATGGTCTCTTCGTTTTGGGCAGGAGTATCGGTTTCATTGGTCACTACCTTGACCAGAAGTTGCTTAAACAGCCCCTTTACAGGC ACCCTCACGACGACATCTTCTACCCCTCTGTTGAGCGTGTTGTCATTCAACCCGGCAAGAAGGCTTAA
- a CDS encoding multiprotein-bridging factor 1, protein MVGFRSFLEPNRGRSFVASLHLSQFLSISINQLSLKKTFKSLSSEYPYIMSDWDKPTIIGFRQQKPTVAKGSSLNAAQRAGLVVSSESKGAGQSKGPADHQRIAKLDRDDAPKPPEKVSADVGKAVATARMAIKNAEGKSMTQKELATSVNSKPQDIADLESGRAVPDQALLGKLERKLNVKLRGAKNLIGTPLHPKKK, encoded by the exons ATGGTTGGGTTCCGATCCTTTTTAGAGCCAAATCGCGGCCGTTCGTTCGTtgcttctctccatctctctcaatTTCTATCCATTTCTATTAATCAGCTGTCTCTCAAAAAAACCTTCAAATCGCTATCATCTGAATATCCGTACATCATG TCTGACTGGGATAAGCCTACAATCATCGGTTTCCGACAGCAGAAGCCTACTGTCGCCAAGGGCTCTTCTTTGAATG CTGCTCAGCGAGCCGGTCTTGTAGTTTCCTCAGAGTCTAAGGGCGCTGGTCAGTCGAAGGGTC CTGCCGATCACCAACGTATCGCCAAGCTTGACCGAGATGACGCCCCTAAGCCCCCAGAGAAGGTCAGCGCTGA CGTCGGTAAGGCAGTGGCTACTGCTCGAATGGCAATAAAAAATGCTGAGGGCAAGAGTATGACCCAAAAGGAGCTTGCTACTTCGGTCAACTCTAAGCCTCAAGAT ATTGCTGATCTCGAGTCTGGGCGAGCTGTGCCTGACCAAGCTCTTTTGGGCAAGTTGGAGAGAAAGCTCAATGTCAAGCTGCGTGGGGCCAAGAATCTTATCGGTacacctcttcatcccaaAAAGAAGTAA
- a CDS encoding metacaspase-1, producing MSWNQYPGGGHHQQNGYGYRPPPQWGQQGFPPPPPPNMGYRPPPPQGYYNNPPPPQQYQPPVPQQGGYQQGGYQPHQQSQGDYRTSNGGYAPPTGAPVESNYHHTSAGYTPLNAAPHYNYAPYGTGAPTRPPSQAQHYGPQLQGQNGQSAQPYFQYSQCTGKKKALCIGINYIGSSSALAGCINDAHNVQKFLIERYGYKSEDIVMLTDDARNSRQIPTRANILAAMQWLVQGAQPNDSLFFHYSGHGGQTQDLDGDEDDGYDEVIYPVDFKTAGHITDDDMHNIMVRPLPAGCRLTAIYDSCHSGTALDLPYIYSTEGVIKEPNLLAEAGQGLLSAGMSYLRGDTGGMLQGIMGIGKKVMNQNSGALEKTRQTKTSPADVISWSGCKDSQTSADTQEAGRATGAMSYAFISALTKYPQQSYVQLLNTIRDELKGKYDQKPQLSASHPMDTNILFIC from the exons ATGTCCTGGAACCAATATCCAGGCGGCGGACACCACCAACAAAACGGCTACGGCTACAGACCTCCCCCTCAATGGGGGCAACAGggttttcctcctcctcctcctcccaatATGGG ATatcgccctcctcctccccaagGATATTATAATAACCCTCCCCCACCTCAGCAATACCAGCCACCAGTTCCCCAACAAGGCGGTTATCAACAAGGGGGTTACCAACCGCATCAACAATCTCAAGGCGATTATAGAACAAGCAATGGAGGCTACGCCCCTCCTACTGGCGCCCCAGTGGAGTCGAATTACCATCACACCAGCGCAGGTTACACTCCTCTCAATGCAGCCCCTCATTACAACTATGCGCCCTATGGAACCGGCGCGCCGA CCCGTCCACCATCCCAGGCGCAACATTATGGTCCGCAACTCCAAGGTCAAAATGGTCAATCTGCGCAGCCATACTTCCAATACTCTCAAT GTACCGGTAAAAAGAAGGCTCTCTGC ATTGGTATTAACTACATTGGTTCATCTTCAGCTCTTGCAGGGTGTATCAATGATGCGCACAACGTGCAAAAGTTCCTTATCG AACGATACGGGTACAAGTCTGAAGACATCGTCATGCTCACAGACGATGCCCGCAACAGTCGTCAGATTCCTACTCGCGCCAACATACTCGCCGCTATGCAATGGTTGGTCCAGGGTGCGCAGCCTAACGACTCTCTATTCTTCCACTA CTCCGGACACGGTGGTCAAACTCAGGATTTGGATGgcgatgaggacgatggGTATGACGAGGTTATTTACCCTGTGGACTTCAAGACTGCTGGCCACATTACGGATGATGACA T GCACAATATCATGGTCCGCCCTCTTCCCGCTGGTTGTCGTCTAACTGCCATCTACGATTC ATGTCACTCTGGGACCGCCCTGGACTTGCCTTACATCTACTCCACCGAAGGTGTCATTAAAGAACCCAATCTTCTGGCCGAGGCCGGTCAAGGTCTCCTCTCCGCCGGTATGTCTTATCTTCGAGGTGATACCGGCGGTATGCTCCAGGGTATCATGGGTATCGGTAAGAAGGTCATGAACCAAAACTCTGGTGCGCTGGAAAAGACACGACAGACCAAGACTTCTCCTGCCGATGTTATCAGTTGGTCCGGATGCAAGGATTCACAAACCAGTGCAGATACGCAAGAAGCAGGCAGAGCAACAGGCGCCATGTCTTATGCGTTCATTTCAGCTTTAACCAAGTATCCCCAGCAGAGCTATGTGCAGCTATTGAACACTATCAGAGACGAATTGAAGGGCAAGTATGATCAAAAACCTCAGTTGTCGGCCAGCCACC CCATGGACACCAACATCTTGTTCATCTGTTAA
- a CDS encoding endopeptidase, with amino-acid sequence MIASLLLLTLPFAFANPLPTSSPATSIAPAPTSPPVVQGFSASLSHGQGAIARSKAYENAKAKRGFFSRDVESDDSSLPPSWLLWAGARVDSKYNEGKGGFAAAYALALSKRAQNGEITLTDHNLDTSYSASLSVGTPAQTLDIVLDTGSSDLWLASTECDTTACESMDRYNPSDSSSSINLTTSFSIEYGSGSTSGSLFQDLITLGGYSVASQTFASCDEVSSGLLSSGVSGIMGLSWQALAYSKATPWWITLAKSSAWSDPLFAFYLARYRNVAGATATESDGGTANFGYLDSSLYSGDVTYVNVDDNAQYWQIKMASVTVQGTSVSLGSSNMAAIDTGTTLIGGPESVVAAVYAKISGSQRMSGSYSSYYEYPCNTTVDFEITFGGYTIKITDQDFNLGRYSSDKTMCTGAVYIQTLSSSSPVQWIVGDAALKNTYTVFRYSPAAVGFADLASSVASSEAAQSTTIVDASSLLAAGSSTASTSVATSTSSSSSVASTSTSSAKAAQITSTASISSEAPHVVTVSGSSTIGVAPTASGSEATASASGSNPSSGALSALGGGSKFLTICVSVAVGVFLL; translated from the exons ATGATTgcctccctccttcttctcacccttccCTTCGCATTCGCCAACCCCCTCCCCACATCTTCCCCTGCCACGTCAATCGCTCCTGCTCCCACCTCACCCCCTGTTGTTCAAGGATTTTCAGCTAGTCTGTCACATGGCCAAGGTGCCATCGCTCGTTCCAAGGCTTATGAGAATGCAAAGGCCAAGCGTGGTTTCTTTTCTCGAGATGTAGAGAGTGATGACTCTTCTCTGCCTCCTAGCTGGTTATTATGGGCAGGTGCCAGGGTGGATTCAAAATACAacgaaggaaaaggaggattCGCCGCGGCATACGCTTTAGCACTGAGCAAGAGAGCCCAAAATGGGGAGATCAC GTTGAC TGATCACAACTTAGATACATCCTACTCTGCATCTCTCAGCGTCGGCACTCCTGCTCAAACACTCGACATCGTCCTGGACACCGGATCTTCTGATCTATGGCTTGCTTCAACTGAATGTGACACCACGGCTTGTGAGAGCATGGATAGGTATAATCCTTCCGACAGTTCTTCCAGTATCAA ccTTACCACTAGTTTCTCCATCGAGTACGGTTCTGGTTCTACCTCTGGCTCCCTTTTCCAGGATCTTATTACCCTTGGTGGTTACTCGGTCGCTTCCCAGACTTTTGCATCATGTGACGAGGTCAGCTCTGGCCTGTTGAGTAGCGGCGTCAGCGGTATTATGGGTTTGAGCTGGCAAGCTTTGGCTTACTCTAAGG CTACTCCGTGGTGGATTACTCTCGCCAAATCCTCTGCTTGGTCTGACCCTTTGTTCGCCTTCTACCTCGCAAGATACCGAAATGTTGCAGGTGCGACTGCTACTGAAAGTGATGGTGGTACGGCCAACTTTGGATATCTCGACTCCTCCCTGTACTCTGGCGACGTCACCTACGTAAATGTCGATGATAATGCTCAGTACTGGCAGATCAAGATGGCTTCTGTGACCGTCCAGGGCACTTCAGTCTCCCTCGGTTCGTCCAATATGGCGGCTATCGACACTGGTACGACTCTTATCGGTGGTCCCGAATCTGTTGTTGCAGCTGTCTACGCCAAGATCTCTGGGTCTCAGCGCATGTCTGGCTCTTACTCTTCATATTATGAGTACCCTTGCAACACCACGGTAGATTTTGAGATCACTTTTGGCGGTTACACCATCAAAATTACTGATCAAGATTTCAACCTTGGCCGATACTCTTCCGACAAAACCATGTGCACCGGTGCTGTCTACATCCAGACCCTTTCTTCAAGTTCTCCCGTACAGTGGATCGTCGGTGATGCTGCATTGAAGAACACCTATACCGTGTTCAGATACAGTCCCGCTGCCGTGGGATTCGCTGATCTCGCTAGTTCAGTAGCCAGCAGTGAAGCTGCCCAATCCACCACGATCGTCGATGCTTCGTCTCTCCTTGCTGCGGGGAGCAGTACTGCGAGCACGTCGGTTGCTACATCCACCTCGTCGTCCAGCTCTGTCGCCTCTACTAGTACCAGTAGCGCCAAGGCCGCACAGATCACCTCGACCGCTTCTATTTCTTCTGAAGCTCCTCATGTGGTCACGGTCAGCGGTTCCAGCACCATTGGTGTGGCTCCTACAGCTTCTGGCTCTGAAGCAACGGCTTCAGCTTCTGGTAGTAATCCTTCAAGCGGGGCATTGTCTGCCTTGGGTGGCGGTAGCAAGTTTTTGACGATCTGTGTGAGCGTGGCAGTCGGCGTTTTCTTGCTGTAA